TGGAGCGGATTCGCCTCACCGGCGGCGCGAACGCCTTGGGAGAGTTCTGATGTCCTTGGGACTGCGCGGGCTGTCCGTGCGCTACGGCTCGACGGTCGCGGTGGCCGAGGCGGAGCTGACGATCGCCGACGGCGAGGTGGTGGCGCTGCTCGGACCGTCCGGCTGTGGGAAGTCGACGCTGCTGCGGGCGGTGGCGGGCCTGGAGCATCCCGCGGCGGGGACGGTGTGCTGGGACGATGACGACCTCGCGGCCGTGCCGGTGCACCGGCGCGGCTTCGGCCTGGTCTTCCAGGACGGACAGCTCTTCCCGCATCGCGACGTGGCGGGCAACGTCGCCTTCGGACTGCGGATGGCGGGGATCGACCGTGCGGCCGCGGCGGAGCGGGTGACGGAGCTGCTCGGAATGGTCGGCCTCGCCGGCTACGAGTCCCGGTCGGTGACCAGCCTGTCCGGCGGCGAACAGCAGCGGGTCGCGTTGGCCAGGGCGTTGGCTCCCCGGCCCCGGCTCCTGCTGCTCGACGAACCGCTGTCCGCACTCGACCGGGTGCTGCGCGAACAGCTCGCGATCGACCTGGCGGCGCTGCTGCGCACCACCCGCACGACGACCCTGGTCGTCACCCACGACCACGACGAGGCCTTCACCCTGGCCGACCGGGTCGCGGTGATGACCCAGGGCAGGCTGCGCCAGATCGGCCCGCCCGACGAGGTGTGGCGCCTGCCCGCCTCGCCCGAGGTCGCCGCGTTCCTGGGCTGCACGACGCTGCTTCCCGCCGAGGTCGCCGGGGGCGTGGCCCGCTGCGTCCTCGGCTCGGTGCCGCTGCGGGCCGGAACGGCCGGGCCCGACGGCCGGGTGCTGCTCGGGCTGAGGTCGACGGCGCTGGCGGTGGACCCGGCGGGTGAGCTGACCGGCACGGTCGTGCAGCGCGTGCATCGACGTGACCACGTCCGACTGCTGGTGGAGGTGCCCGCGGCGGGCGGCGGTGGGGTGGCGGGGATCGGGGACGCTGCCGGAAGCGGCGGCGACGCCGGGGTGGGCGGCGGCGGCCGCGTCGAGGCGGTGGCCCAGGTCGCCGACGCCCCGGCGCCCGGCGACCCGGTTCGGCTGGCGTTGCGGGCCGACGGCGTCGCGGTGGTGGGGTAGGAGTCGGCACGGCGTCGACCGGGGACCTCCACTCCGTGAGGTGGTGTTCGATCGTCCGCCGACACGACGGTCTCTCCACAAGGAGATCGGCCGGCGAGTCCATCGCCGGTGTGCGTCGACGAAGGCCGCGTGTCGGGACGGCTCCCGGCGGACGAGTCCGTGCCGACGCGTGGAACACGAGCCCACGCCGATGCCGCCTCGGGCGGGCGAGAAGACGGCGGTCGCGCGGGCCGTGGGGGCGGGCGTCGCCGAGACGGCCCGCGCGACGACAGCCTGCTGCCCGCCGTCGCTCAGCCGGTCAGCGCCACGGGCAGAACGTCGAGCCGGGTCCCCTGGATCCCGCCCCGACCCGACTGCCGTAGGGCGGCAGCGGGGACGGTCAGCCGGGCGCGGGGGAAGTCCTCCCGGAGCACCGAGGCCACCGCGCGCAGTTCGAGCAGCGCGAGCTGGGCTCCGATGCAGTAGTGCGCGCCCGCCCCGAAGGTGAGATCCGGGCCGGGAGATCGGCTCGGATCGGTGTTGATGCCCTGGATGTCGACGAGCACCGGCGCCCGCGCGGGCAGGCGCACGCCTGCGAGTTCGATCTCCGTCGTGGTGAACCGCCAGAGGGTGAACGGGGCGGGGGGATTCCGTCGGAGCGTCTCGCGGACCAGCGCGTCGACGGTGTCCGGCTCCGCGGCGGGACGCGAACCCGAGACGGAGCCGTCCGCCGACGTTGCGAAGTCGAGTCGGCTCTCTGTCGTGCTCCCGTCGAGCAGACGAGCGATCAGGAAGCCGATGGAGGCGTCGGTGGTGAGCTGACCGGCGAAGATCAATCCGAACAGGTGGTAGTGCAGCTCCTCCGGTGTGGTGTCCGGCGGCATGCGGTCGCGGAGTTCGGCGGCCCCACCCGGACGGCCGCCCTCGTCGTCCCGGAGTCCGGCTGCGGCGAGCCCGGCGATCGCCGCGATCGCCTCGCGCTGTGCGGTCGGCTCGTCGTCGAGCATGCCGCGGCAGGCCTCGATGGCCTCGTCGAGGCGATCGAGCGGA
This genomic stretch from Actinoalloteichus hoggarensis harbors:
- a CDS encoding ABC transporter ATP-binding protein, coding for MSLGLRGLSVRYGSTVAVAEAELTIADGEVVALLGPSGCGKSTLLRAVAGLEHPAAGTVCWDDDDLAAVPVHRRGFGLVFQDGQLFPHRDVAGNVAFGLRMAGIDRAAAAERVTELLGMVGLAGYESRSVTSLSGGEQQRVALARALAPRPRLLLLDEPLSALDRVLREQLAIDLAALLRTTRTTTLVVTHDHDEAFTLADRVAVMTQGRLRQIGPPDEVWRLPASPEVAAFLGCTTLLPAEVAGGVARCVLGSVPLRAGTAGPDGRVLLGLRSTALAVDPAGELTGTVVQRVHRRDHVRLLVEVPAAGGGGVAGIGDAAGSGGDAGVGGGGRVEAVAQVADAPAPGDPVRLALRADGVAVVG
- a CDS encoding cytochrome P450, which gives rise to MTTTPPRDGHAPFAPINRGIDAADPVRCALRSAGPIVQVTAPAGGPAWIVTDDALAREVCAHPRIVKDPAMAPTSWDHRIAGLEQTAARQPSLTTLDGAAHARLRRAHAPLFSARRIREFCPRVHDIARRLLGEIAASGTVADLMADFTIRYPLTVLLDLLGIPLDRLDEAIEACRGMLDDEPTAQREAIAAIAGLAAAGLRDDEGGRPGGAAELRDRMPPDTTPEELHYHLFGLIFAGQLTTDASIGFLIARLLDGSTTESRLDFATSADGSVSGSRPAAEPDTVDALVRETLRRNPPAPFTLWRFTTTEIELAGVRLPARAPVLVDIQGINTDPSRSPGPDLTFGAGAHYCIGAQLALLELRAVASVLREDFPRARLTVPAAALRQSGRGGIQGTRLDVLPVALTG